Proteins from one Primulina huaijiensis isolate GDHJ02 chromosome 18, ASM1229523v2, whole genome shotgun sequence genomic window:
- the LOC140964858 gene encoding heavy metal-associated isoprenylated plant protein 24-like, translated as MGISGTIDFLSELISGVRKKKKKQLNTVALKVRMDCEGCALKMKNTLSAVKGAKSVEVNLKEQKATVHGFVDLKKVLKAAQETRKKVEPWPYVPYGLISHPYAGGVYDKKAPPNFVRYTDEPGVATLNPVEEKYSLIFSDENVHACSIM; from the exons ATGGGAATTTCTGGGACGATAGATTTCTTGTCAGAGTTAATCAGCGGCgtaagaaagaagaagaagaaacagcTGAACACAGTGGCTCTCAAAGTCAGGATGGACTGCGAAGGCTGTGCtcttaaaatgaaaaatacacTTTCTGCTGTCAAAG GAGCCAAATCAGTGGAGGTGAATCTGAAAGAGCAGAAAGCAACAGTGCATGGATTTGTGGACTTAAAGAAAGTGTTAAAAGCAGCGCAAGAAACCAGGAAGAAAGTGGAGCCATGGCCGTATGTTCCATATGGTCTCATTTCTCATCCATATGCAGGTGGTGTCTATGACAAGAAAGCGCCTCCAAACTTTGTTCGATACACAGACGAACCAGGAGTGGCAACACTTAATCCTGTTGAAGAGAAGTATTCTCTTATATTTAGCGACGAAAACGTACATGCCTGTTCTATTATGTAG